A genomic segment from Candidatus Brocadia sinica JPN1 encodes:
- a CDS encoding integron integrase produces MFGFIMLSSFKDYLTQKALVKEKDVPFYLKWVSDCYSFLDTPDSVVLNPEQTNRFQKYLAKTHEDGQVKQAENALRLYSYYLTSLQKNASMKSSEGENEWNLLETQTREALRLRHRSHSTEKTYISWLRSFRGYVHDKKPSELTNGDIQDFLSSLAVEQKVSASTQNQALNALLFVYRHVLEKEIGEKELDAVRAIYKRRIPVVLTLKEVHAIFDHLSGAQRIMAMLTYGCGLRLQECLSLRIKDIDLEQNIVIVRSGRGNKDRRTILPESLKDDLIAHISEVRGLYDQDREKGIHGVYLPGALEKEYPDAGKEWGWFWLFPSKSLSVDPRTHTVRRHHMHPASLQKSFKVAVTKAGITKQASVHTLRHSFATHLLEKGYDIRTIQELLGHRNLQTTMIYTHVASKNILGVRSPLDA; encoded by the coding sequence TTGTTTGGTTTTATTATGCTTTCATCTTTCAAAGACTACCTTACTCAAAAAGCGCTGGTGAAAGAAAAAGATGTCCCTTTTTACCTGAAGTGGGTCTCTGACTGCTACTCGTTTCTCGACACGCCCGACTCTGTGGTATTAAATCCGGAGCAAACGAATCGATTCCAGAAATATTTGGCCAAAACCCATGAAGACGGGCAGGTCAAGCAGGCCGAAAATGCATTGCGGCTTTATAGCTATTACCTCACTTCATTACAAAAAAATGCATCGATGAAGTCTTCAGAGGGTGAAAACGAATGGAACCTGCTTGAAACACAGACACGAGAAGCCCTCAGGCTCAGACATCGGTCACATAGCACGGAAAAGACCTATATCTCCTGGCTGCGCTCATTTCGGGGATATGTCCATGATAAAAAACCATCAGAACTGACAAACGGGGATATACAGGATTTCCTGAGTTCCCTTGCAGTAGAACAAAAGGTGTCTGCTTCCACTCAGAATCAGGCTTTAAATGCGCTTCTTTTTGTTTACCGGCATGTGCTTGAAAAGGAGATAGGTGAAAAGGAACTGGATGCGGTGCGAGCGATATACAAACGACGCATCCCGGTGGTGCTCACGCTAAAGGAAGTGCATGCAATATTTGATCATCTGTCAGGAGCCCAACGTATTATGGCAATGCTCACGTACGGATGCGGACTCAGGTTGCAGGAATGCCTGAGTCTGCGAATAAAAGACATTGACCTCGAACAGAACATTGTCATTGTGAGATCGGGCAGGGGGAATAAAGACCGGAGAACGATTCTCCCTGAGTCCCTTAAAGATGATCTCATTGCGCACATTTCGGAAGTAAGGGGCTTATACGATCAGGACAGGGAAAAGGGCATTCATGGAGTTTATCTTCCTGGTGCGCTGGAAAAGGAATATCCCGATGCAGGCAAGGAGTGGGGTTGGTTCTGGCTTTTTCCCTCCAAATCTCTTTCCGTTGATCCGCGCACGCACACGGTGCGGCGTCATCATATGCACCCTGCATCACTCCAAAAATCATTCAAGGTTGCCGTCACAAAGGCAGGAATTACGAAACAGGCATCCGTACATACGTTACGGCATAGTTTCGCCACGCATCTACTGGAGAAGGGATATGACATCAGGACAATTCAGGAGTTGCTTGGTCACAGGAATCTTCAAACCACCATGATTTATACCCACGTTGCCTCAAAAAATATATTAGGCGTGCGGAGCCCTCTGGATGCATAA
- a CDS encoding PaeR7I family type II restriction endonuclease — MNQHEILRHLPDLSSKAVAHYWQTRATQRKKQEQAGKADQGLRSAVTGGAQMNGFIDLFTKLVTQSGIPERYVFRKKAIELPGFFRPTKEWDLLVVRERTLIAAVEAKSQVGPSFGNNFNNRTEEAMGSALDLWTAYREHAYLDSPQPFLGYFFMLEDCTASNRPVSIQEPHFKVFPEFRGASYMRRYELFCRKLVLERHYTASAFITSSSHEGLKGIFKTPADDLSIERFAKILIAHVTTFV; from the coding sequence ATGAATCAACACGAAATCCTCCGACATCTACCCGATCTCAGCTCGAAAGCGGTTGCTCATTACTGGCAGACACGGGCTACACAGCGAAAGAAGCAGGAGCAGGCTGGAAAGGCCGACCAAGGATTGAGAAGTGCGGTGACGGGTGGCGCACAGATGAATGGGTTTATTGACCTGTTCACTAAGCTTGTTACCCAAAGCGGCATACCTGAGAGATATGTATTCCGAAAGAAAGCCATTGAACTTCCAGGTTTCTTCCGCCCCACTAAAGAATGGGACCTCCTTGTTGTTAGGGAGCGGACATTAATTGCCGCTGTCGAAGCCAAATCTCAAGTTGGTCCTTCCTTTGGCAACAATTTCAATAACAGGACGGAAGAAGCAATGGGAAGTGCCCTTGATCTGTGGACAGCCTATCGCGAACATGCCTATCTTGATAGCCCTCAACCCTTTCTTGGATATTTCTTTATGCTGGAAGATTGTACAGCATCAAACCGGCCGGTCAGCATTCAAGAACCCCATTTCAAGGTATTTCCTGAGTTTCGTGGCGCGTCATATATGCGCCGTTACGAATTGTTCTGCCGGAAACTTGTTTTAGAGCGTCATTATACCGCTTCCGCTTTTATAACTTCATCCAGCCACGAAGGCCTTAAGGGTATATTCAAAACACCTGCGGATGACCTGTCGATTGAACGTTTTGCAAAGATACTCATTGCTCATGTGACGACCTTTGTGTGA
- a CDS encoding DNA-methyltransferase: MQPTSHRLINADARNLSFLKDESVHLVVTSPPYWNLKRYNENPHQLGHVQEYEAFLAELEKVWRQVFRVLVPGGRLVCVVGDVCVARRNFGRHLVFPLHADICVICRRIGFDNLNPIIWHKIANASYEVSNGSKFLGKPYEPNAIIKNDMEFILMQRKPGGYRKPTNAQREASRLTKDEFDCWFQQIWNITGASTKHHPAPFPVELAKRLVRMFSFVGDTVLDPFCGSGTTMVAALRSGRNSIGIEIDPEYCRMAARYLKAETSGLFSEAKLLFERGIAEQAYVVSEDQAFYEVRPAKKKLE; encoded by the coding sequence ATGCAGCCTACGTCCCACAGATTGATCAATGCTGATGCAAGAAACCTATCGTTCCTAAAAGATGAATCAGTTCATCTTGTTGTAACATCGCCTCCTTACTGGAATCTTAAGCGTTATAACGAGAACCCACATCAGCTTGGCCATGTTCAAGAGTACGAAGCCTTTCTTGCTGAATTGGAAAAGGTCTGGCGGCAAGTGTTTCGTGTTCTTGTCCCTGGAGGACGTCTGGTTTGCGTTGTTGGGGATGTCTGTGTTGCCCGACGAAACTTCGGACGGCATCTTGTATTTCCGCTTCACGCCGACATCTGCGTTATATGCAGACGCATTGGTTTTGACAATCTCAACCCGATTATCTGGCACAAAATAGCCAACGCGTCATATGAAGTTTCAAATGGATCAAAGTTCCTCGGGAAACCCTATGAGCCTAATGCTATTATCAAGAATGATATGGAGTTCATTCTTATGCAGAGAAAACCTGGTGGTTATAGAAAGCCAACAAACGCGCAGCGTGAAGCAAGCAGATTAACGAAAGATGAGTTTGATTGCTGGTTTCAGCAGATATGGAACATCACGGGAGCATCAACCAAGCACCACCCTGCACCGTTTCCCGTGGAGCTTGCCAAACGTCTGGTACGGATGTTCTCCTTTGTTGGAGATACTGTGCTTGATCCTTTTTGCGGATCGGGGACAACAATGGTTGCAGCACTGCGTTCGGGCCGCAACAGTATTGGTATTGAAATCGACCCTGAATATTGCCGAATGGCAGCCCGCTACCTGAAAGCTGAAACATCAGGCCTTTTCTCAGAAGCAAAGCTTCTTTTTGAAAGAGGCATTGCAGAGCAGGCATATGTTGTTAGTGAAGATCAGGCTTTCTATGAAGTCAGACCGGCAAAAAAGAAATTGGAATAG
- the dgt gene encoding dGTP triphosphohydrolase, protein MVRWLVRILQKEGVLKQDDLTYGDIGTIVAAACLAHDIGNPPFGHSGEKAIQQWARTKFRGTTSGELNLNDLIPDRSQQGDFLSFEGNAQSFRIHSKLQARERRGGLRLTLATIGAMTKYPRPSLIEEALKDKDVSLKKCGYFQDDAPLAVEAFRGLGLIEKSSGVFQRHPLAFLVEAADDICYAIIDIEDAHQLRIIPYSDVEDVLLPIAKRVNESPINSYNLEATKISRLRAMAIHALTMECIQVFKENLKQIENDNFKVSLISQTSLCNEYEKLKTLANKVYINERVLQIEYAGFQAIGGLIEMYYSAILTDQPDPKEKNLRQLFPRQHLQLSEQQFNTHDEYLKILSPYQRLLVVTDYISGMTDTYAVDLYQKLSGIKLPS, encoded by the coding sequence TTGGTCAGATGGCTGGTAAGGATCCTCCAAAAAGAAGGCGTGCTTAAACAGGATGACTTAACTTATGGGGATATTGGAACGATCGTCGCTGCCGCTTGCTTGGCTCATGATATAGGTAATCCGCCATTTGGGCATTCCGGTGAAAAGGCAATCCAGCAATGGGCAAGAACAAAATTCAGGGGTACAACATCTGGTGAATTGAATCTGAATGATTTGATTCCAGATAGATCACAGCAGGGAGATTTTTTATCTTTTGAAGGAAACGCCCAGAGTTTTAGGATTCATTCCAAGCTCCAAGCTAGAGAAAGGCGAGGGGGATTACGACTAACTCTAGCGACAATCGGCGCAATGACAAAATACCCCCGCCCCTCTCTAATAGAAGAAGCCCTTAAAGATAAAGATGTATCCCTCAAAAAATGTGGCTACTTTCAAGATGATGCGCCTCTGGCTGTTGAAGCATTCCGCGGTTTAGGATTAATTGAGAAATCTTCAGGTGTTTTTCAAAGGCACCCTTTGGCTTTTTTAGTGGAAGCAGCAGATGATATTTGTTATGCCATCATTGATATTGAAGATGCTCACCAATTGAGAATTATTCCCTATTCAGATGTCGAAGATGTACTTCTTCCTATAGCCAAAAGAGTTAATGAATCTCCAATTAATTCTTATAACCTTGAAGCTACTAAGATTTCTAGATTGAGGGCTATGGCAATTCATGCACTCACTATGGAATGCATTCAAGTATTCAAGGAGAATTTAAAGCAGATCGAGAATGATAACTTCAAAGTCAGCCTGATCTCCCAAACGTCGCTGTGCAATGAATACGAAAAGCTAAAAACCTTGGCCAATAAAGTTTATATCAACGAGCGGGTACTACAAATTGAATATGCTGGTTTTCAAGCAATTGGTGGACTCATTGAAATGTATTATTCAGCAATCTTAACAGATCAACCAGATCCTAAGGAAAAGAACCTAAGGCAGCTATTCCCAAGACAACACCTACAATTATCTGAACAACAATTTAATACGCACGACGAATATCTAAAAATACTTTCACCTTATCAACGTTTACTTGTGGTCACAGATTATATTTCCGGTATGACAGATACTTACGCCGTTGATTTATACCAGAAACTTTCTGGCATCAAACTACCTTCGTAA
- a CDS encoding REP-associated tyrosine transposase → MPDYRRIRIPGITYFFTVVTYKRRKILIIPQSRQILRAVINKVRQLHPFTICGWVLLPDHIHCIWTLPENDGDYSKRWGMIKAGFSKRAKSLFHRNELMTDSKRKYREATIWQRRFWEHMIRDEDDFRRHMDYLHFNPVKHRLVKRVKDWPYSTFHRFVKNGSYPPDWGGDEMDEITDADFGE, encoded by the coding sequence ATGCCAGATTATCGAAGGATACGGATACCGGGTATAACCTATTTCTTTACGGTTGTTACTTACAAACGACGAAAAATCCTGATAATTCCGCAGAGCAGGCAAATTTTACGTGCCGTGATTAATAAGGTGCGGCAATTACATCCATTTACGATTTGTGGATGGGTGCTGCTGCCTGATCATATCCATTGTATATGGACCCTTCCGGAAAACGACGGCGATTATTCCAAACGCTGGGGCATGATTAAGGCAGGATTTTCAAAAAGGGCTAAAAGCCTGTTTCATCGTAACGAATTGATGACCGATTCAAAACGGAAATACCGCGAAGCAACGATCTGGCAACGGCGTTTTTGGGAACACATGATTCGTGATGAGGATGATTTCAGGAGACACATGGATTATCTCCATTTTAACCCGGTAAAGCATAGATTGGTAAAACGTGTCAAGGACTGGCCGTATTCGACGTTTCACCGGTTTGTGAAAAATGGGAGTTATCCGCCCGATTGGGGTGGAGATGAAATGGATGAGATAACCGATGCGGATTTTGGCGAATGA